The following are encoded together in the Pleurocapsa sp. FMAR1 genome:
- a CDS encoding M16 family metallopeptidase → MSSNSISTIAIPNLHRLVFENGITLIIVENQAADIISGRFFLKNAGTIVEKPEQAGVSQLVSAVITKGTKNLSALEIADKIESIGAGLGADTSTDYFSLSLKTVSADFPPMLKLLGEIMRSPTFPESEVELERKLTLQGIRSQKEQPFNVAFDQLRQQMYPNHPYGVSVLGTETSVANLSRADLQQYHQTYFRPDNLVISLSGRITKEQATDLISQVFGDWQKPNQPCPPVQITSPIPNPSQAEIIQDTQQSIVMLGYLGTKVNLQDYPVLKLISTYLGNGLSSRLFVELREKRGLAYDVSAFFPTRLDTAPFITYMGTAPTNTEIAIEGLSKEVERLTKETLTEEELQGAKNKLLGQYALGKQTNGEIAQTFGWYETLGLGVEFDQTFQATIPPITPERAKEVANRYLSQPYVSLVKPEA, encoded by the coding sequence ATGTCTTCTAATTCCATTTCCACTATAGCCATTCCTAACCTGCATCGCTTAGTTTTTGAGAATGGCATCACGTTAATAATCGTTGAAAACCAAGCTGCTGATATCATTTCAGGTCGCTTTTTCCTTAAAAATGCTGGCACAATTGTTGAAAAACCAGAGCAAGCAGGAGTCTCTCAATTAGTTTCGGCGGTGATTACCAAGGGGACAAAAAATTTATCGGCGTTAGAAATTGCCGATAAAATTGAGTCTATTGGTGCGGGATTAGGCGCAGATACCTCTACTGATTATTTTTCCTTGAGTTTAAAAACCGTATCGGCAGATTTTCCGCCTATGCTCAAGCTTTTAGGTGAGATCATGCGATCGCCTACTTTTCCCGAATCAGAGGTAGAATTAGAGCGCAAGTTAACTCTTCAGGGAATTCGTTCACAAAAAGAACAGCCATTTAACGTGGCATTCGATCAATTACGTCAACAGATGTATCCGAATCATCCCTATGGCGTTTCAGTTTTGGGGACAGAAACTAGCGTTGCTAACTTATCTCGCGCAGATCTACAGCAGTATCATCAAACCTATTTCCGTCCCGATAATTTAGTCATTAGTCTGTCTGGAAGGATCACCAAAGAACAGGCAACAGATCTCATTTCCCAAGTCTTTGGTGATTGGCAGAAGCCCAATCAGCCTTGTCCTCCTGTCCAGATAACTTCTCCTATCCCCAATCCTTCTCAAGCAGAAATTATCCAAGATACCCAACAGTCTATCGTCATGCTGGGCTATTTAGGCACAAAGGTAAATCTGCAAGATTATCCCGTCTTGAAGCTTATTAGTACCTATTTGGGTAATGGATTATCTAGCCGTTTATTTGTGGAATTGCGAGAAAAACGCGGACTAGCTTATGATGTGTCGGCATTTTTCCCTACTCGTTTAGATACAGCACCATTTATTACCTACATGGGGACAGCACCTACTAATACTGAGATAGCTATTGAAGGATTGAGCAAGGAAGTAGAACGATTAACTAAAGAAACACTAACAGAGGAAGAGTTACAGGGAGCAAAAAACAAGCTCTTAGGACAGTATGCTTTGGGCAAACAAACAAACGGCGAAATTGCTCAAACATTCGGCTGGTATGAAACTCTTGGTTTAGGAGTTGAATTTGACCAGACTTTTCAAGCTACTATTCCTCCTATTACTCCTGAGAGGGCGAAAGAGGTGGCAAACCGTTACTTAAGTCAACCCTATGTTTCTTTGGTGAAGCCAGAAGCTTAG
- a CDS encoding glutathione S-transferase family protein: protein MLNFLEKLLSNNLYVAGDEISLAEIVAGSLIIWLPYLNVTLSSYPKVELWSNQLMQRPTWQATQPNPRIIQD, encoded by the coding sequence ATGCTTAATTTTTTAGAGAAGCTTCTTAGCAATAATTTATATGTTGCGGGGGATGAGATTAGCCTAGCCGAAATTGTTGCAGGCTCGCTCATTATTTGGTTGCCTTATCTAAACGTTACTCTATCAAGCTACCCCAAGGTCGAGTTATGGTCTAATCAATTAATGCAACGCCCAACTTGGCAAGCAACTCAACCAAACCCAAGAATTATTCAAGATTAG
- a CDS encoding Uma2 family endonuclease: protein MTAINISAFVDKISDRHLEKLCSDNPESKFETTPKGRLIVMSPTGSESGKRNGDLFFQVELWNRRYKLGVTFDSSTGFKLSNGATRSPDVSWVENAKWDSLSKQQQRKFAPLDPNFVIELMSPTDDLVELQQKMLEYKSCGVKLGWLINPDDKEVEIYRPNVEKEILSNPTSLFGDKILSNLTVDLSEIF, encoded by the coding sequence ATGACTGCTATTAATATTTCTGCATTTGTAGATAAAATAAGCGATCGCCATCTGGAAAAATTATGTTCGGATAACCCTGAAAGCAAATTTGAAACTACCCCTAAAGGAAGATTAATTGTCATGTCGCCAACAGGAAGCGAAAGCGGAAAGCGGAATGGAGATTTGTTCTTCCAAGTTGAATTGTGGAATCGTCGTTACAAATTAGGAGTTACTTTTGACTCTTCTACTGGGTTTAAATTGTCAAATGGTGCAACAAGATCGCCTGATGTCAGTTGGGTAGAAAATGCTAAATGGGATAGTCTAAGTAAGCAGCAGCAAAGGAAATTTGCGCCTCTAGATCCCAATTTTGTTATCGAACTAATGTCCCCCACTGACGATCTAGTAGAACTGCAACAGAAAATGCTCGAATATAAATCGTGTGGGGTTAAATTGGGGTGGTTGATTAACCCTGATGATAAAGAGGTGGAAATTTATCGTCCTAATGTAGAAAAAGAAATTCTGAGCAATCCAACTAGTTTGTTTGGAGATAAAATATTATCTAATTTAACTGTAGATTTATCTGAGATATTTTAA
- a CDS encoding homogentisate phytyltransferase, with protein sequence MTWVKSFWQFSRPHTIIGTSLSVLALYFISLATTGNSVTTTNLEQMLAVWLACLCGNVYIVGLNQLYDVEIDRINKPELPLASGKFTIKQGKLIVSIAGILALLTASLSGIWLFATVATSLIIGTAYSSPPVRLKQFPFWAAFCILTVRGVIVNIGLFLHYGDKLNGREALNPYVWTLTLFILLFTVAIAIFKDVPDLEGDKQFNINTFTLVIGKLAVFNLSRGVISVCYLGMIGAGLFWLTSLNVRFFIASHLVLLGLLWWRSRDVDLSEKSAIADFYQFIWKLFFLEYLLFPIACFI encoded by the coding sequence ATGACTTGGGTAAAAAGCTTTTGGCAATTCTCTCGCCCTCACACTATTATTGGGACAAGTCTTAGTGTGCTGGCGTTGTACTTTATCTCGTTAGCCACTACGGGTAATTCTGTAACAACAACAAATTTAGAACAGATGTTGGCAGTTTGGTTAGCCTGTCTGTGTGGCAACGTCTATATTGTTGGTTTGAATCAACTTTACGATGTAGAAATAGATCGTATTAACAAACCTGAACTTCCTCTGGCATCGGGAAAGTTTACTATCAAGCAAGGTAAGTTAATTGTAAGCATTGCAGGTATTTTGGCTTTACTAACTGCTAGCTTATCAGGAATATGGTTATTTGCCACTGTAGCTACTAGTTTAATTATTGGTACAGCTTATTCATCACCGCCAGTACGTTTAAAACAGTTTCCTTTTTGGGCAGCTTTTTGTATACTCACTGTACGGGGAGTTATTGTCAATATTGGTCTGTTTCTACATTATGGGGATAAGTTAAACGGTAGAGAAGCTTTAAATCCCTATGTATGGACGTTGACTTTATTTATCTTACTGTTTACAGTAGCGATCGCCATCTTTAAAGATGTGCCAGACTTAGAAGGTGATAAACAGTTTAATATTAATACCTTCACCTTAGTTATCGGCAAGCTAGCGGTATTCAACCTTTCCCGTGGAGTAATTAGCGTGTGTTATTTGGGCATGATTGGGGCGGGTTTGTTTTGGTTGACTTCTTTAAACGTTCGCTTTTTTATTGCTAGCCATTTAGTCTTATTAGGATTACTGTGGTGGCGTAGTCGTGATGTAGATTTATCAGAAAAAAGTGCGATTGCTGATTTTTATCAGTTTATTTGGAAACTCTTTTTCTTAGAGTATTTACTGTTTCCCATCGCCTGTTTCATCTGA
- a CDS encoding M3 family metallopeptidase → MTDATITKNPLLIGKGLPPFDEIKAEQVVPAITQLLKELDEEISKLEKNVTPTWSGLVIPLTELEERLGWSWGIVGHLMSVKNSPELREAYETMQPEIVKFYNKLSQSKPLYQAFKGIKDGAEWDRLEPAQQRIVESSLRDFELSGVGLEGEAKDRFNEIQLESAELSTKFSNNVLDATKAFKLKLTDKKDVEGLPPSALGLMAQTAKAEGDEDATPENGPWVVTLDYPSYIPYMKYATNRELREKLYKAFLSRASSSELDNRGNIDRILELRKEKANILGFDNFAELSLARKMAPDVAAVQKLQDDLRGASYDAAVKEFKELKAFAGQEDLKHWDVGYWAEKQREAKFDFNEEELRPYFSLPRVLDGLFDLANRIFGVTITAADGQASVWHEDVRYFQIVDESGDAIAFFYLDPYSRPAEKRGGAWMNDCIGRAKMTVEGKTVTRLPVAYLICNQTPPVDDKPSLMTFGEVTTLFHEFGHGLQHMLTTIDHVGASGINNVEWDAVELPSQFMENWCYDRPTLFGMAKHYETGETLPEEYYQKLVAAKNYMSGSAMLRQLHFGMLDMELHSNYQPGGEETPNDVRDRLAKTTSVLQPISEDNFLCAFGHIFAGGYAAGYYSYKWAEVLSADAFAAFEEAGLEDEQAVKSVGKKFKDTVLSLGGSLHPMEVFQSFRGREPQTEPLLRHSGLLEAA, encoded by the coding sequence ATGACAGACGCAACTATTACCAAAAATCCTTTATTAATTGGCAAAGGATTACCACCCTTTGACGAAATCAAAGCAGAACAGGTTGTTCCTGCAATAACACAGCTATTAAAAGAGTTAGATGAGGAAATTAGCAAACTAGAAAAGAATGTAACTCCTACTTGGTCTGGCTTGGTTATACCTCTAACAGAATTGGAAGAGCGTTTAGGCTGGAGTTGGGGAATTGTCGGACATTTGATGAGTGTGAAGAATAGTCCTGAGTTGCGCGAAGCTTATGAGACTATGCAGCCAGAGATAGTCAAGTTCTACAACAAGTTAAGTCAAAGTAAGCCTTTGTACCAAGCTTTTAAAGGGATAAAAGATGGTGCAGAGTGGGATCGATTAGAACCCGCACAGCAACGTATTGTGGAGTCTTCTCTTCGTGATTTTGAACTGTCTGGTGTTGGTTTGGAAGGGGAAGCTAAAGACAGATTTAATGAGATTCAGTTAGAGTCCGCCGAACTTTCGACTAAGTTTTCTAACAATGTCCTTGATGCAACTAAAGCTTTTAAATTGAAGCTAACTGACAAGAAAGACGTAGAAGGTCTACCGCCTAGTGCTTTAGGCTTGATGGCGCAAACGGCTAAAGCGGAAGGAGATGAAGACGCTACTCCTGAAAATGGTCCTTGGGTGGTGACTTTAGACTATCCTAGCTATATTCCTTATATGAAATACGCTACTAATAGGGAATTGCGAGAAAAGCTATACAAAGCCTTTCTTTCTCGCGCTTCTAGTAGTGAATTGGATAATCGCGGTAATATCGATCGCATCTTGGAATTAAGAAAGGAAAAAGCAAATATTCTCGGCTTTGATAACTTTGCAGAGTTGAGTTTGGCACGTAAAATGGCACCCGATGTAGCAGCAGTACAGAAGCTACAGGATGATCTTCGTGGTGCAAGTTATGATGCAGCAGTCAAAGAATTTAAAGAGTTAAAAGCTTTTGCAGGACAAGAAGATCTTAAGCATTGGGATGTCGGTTATTGGGCAGAAAAACAGCGTGAAGCTAAATTTGATTTTAATGAAGAAGAATTACGTCCTTACTTCTCGTTACCTAGAGTATTAGATGGCTTGTTTGATTTAGCTAACCGTATCTTTGGCGTAACAATTACTGCTGCGGATGGACAAGCCTCTGTATGGCATGAAGATGTAAGGTATTTTCAAATTGTAGATGAAAGTGGAGATGCGATCGCTTTCTTCTATCTCGATCCTTATTCTCGTCCCGCTGAAAAGCGCGGTGGTGCATGGATGAACGACTGCATCGGCAGAGCAAAAATGACCGTAGAAGGTAAAACGGTTACTCGTCTTCCTGTAGCTTATCTTATCTGTAACCAAACTCCACCTGTAGATGATAAACCAAGCCTAATGACCTTTGGAGAAGTAACTACACTCTTCCATGAGTTTGGTCATGGTTTACAGCATATGTTAACTACCATCGATCATGTGGGTGCATCGGGAATTAACAATGTGGAATGGGATGCGGTAGAATTACCAAGTCAGTTTATGGAAAACTGGTGTTACGATCGCCCTACTCTTTTTGGTATGGCAAAACACTACGAAACAGGCGAAACGCTTCCTGAAGAATATTATCAAAAGCTAGTTGCAGCCAAAAACTACATGAGTGGTTCGGCTATGCTGCGTCAGCTACACTTTGGAATGTTAGATATGGAACTCCATTCCAACTATCAACCAGGAGGCGAAGAAACTCCTAATGATGTGCGCGATCGCTTGGCAAAAACCACTAGCGTCTTGCAACCTATTTCTGAAGATAACTTCCTCTGTGCTTTTGGGCATATTTTTGCTGGAGGATACGCAGCAGGATATTACAGCTATAAGTGGGCAGAAGTACTTAGTGCCGATGCTTTTGCAGCTTTTGAAGAGGCTGGCTTAGAGGACGAACAAGCAGTTAAGTCTGTGGGTAAGAAATTTAAAGATACTGTACTTTCTCTTGGCGGTAGTTTGCACCCCATGGAAGTATTCCAGTCATTCCGTGGCAGAGAACCACAAACCGAACCATTATTAAGACATAGTGGTTTATTAGAAGCTGCTTAA
- a CDS encoding type I restriction endonuclease yields the protein MDFTDRVKAFAATIPQKLDGIKTEAATQQFLVMLFIQNILGYDVFDPNEVIPEYDANVGASTNYKLDYAIFQNGQPLILIECKCYGSDLGNYREYNQLFAYFMATEARIGILTNGVIYKFYTDLERPNKMDKTPFLELNLLKLNESTLKKLSNLTKSTFNLKDAISSASELKYVGGIKALLRKQMKSPDEDFLKYFFRELCPENDFSGQLKEDFFGYTLRGIKEFITEEMKHLLDNAVNPPEPKLETEEEAQELEEKEKNTEFTEDEREGYYIIRAILSSLVLPSRITYRDTASYCNILLDNNGRRQIARFYFNNPEKKKLEIFSLNDDGSKESETFAINNLNEIHEYADQYKKIVMYYEQPKVV from the coding sequence ATGGACTTTACAGATCGCGTTAAAGCATTTGCAGCTACAATTCCTCAAAAATTAGATGGAATCAAAACTGAAGCAGCCACGCAACAGTTTTTAGTAATGCTTTTTATTCAAAATATATTAGGTTATGACGTTTTTGATCCAAATGAAGTAATACCAGAATATGATGCCAACGTAGGAGCTAGTACGAACTATAAATTAGATTATGCAATATTTCAAAATGGACAGCCATTAATCTTAATTGAATGCAAATGTTATGGCAGCGATTTGGGAAATTATCGCGAATATAATCAGCTATTTGCTTATTTTATGGCAACCGAGGCTCGAATTGGCATTTTGACAAATGGTGTAATTTATAAATTCTACACAGATTTAGAAAGACCAAATAAAATGGATAAAACTCCTTTTTTAGAGCTTAATTTACTTAAATTAAATGAGTCAACACTTAAAAAACTTTCCAATTTAACTAAATCTACATTTAATCTCAAAGATGCAATTAGCTCCGCTTCAGAACTCAAATATGTAGGTGGAATCAAAGCCTTGCTCAGAAAACAGATGAAGTCACCTGATGAAGACTTTCTCAAATATTTTTTTAGAGAATTATGTCCTGAAAACGATTTCTCTGGACAATTAAAAGAAGATTTTTTTGGATATACTCTTAGGGGTATTAAGGAATTTATCACAGAAGAAATGAAACATCTTCTAGATAATGCCGTTAATCCACCAGAACCAAAATTAGAGACAGAGGAAGAAGCACAAGAATTAGAGGAAAAAGAAAAAAATACGGAATTTACAGAAGACGAACGTGAAGGATATTACATAATTAGAGCAATTTTAAGTTCATTGGTATTACCTTCTCGCATAACTTATAGAGATACGGCTAGCTATTGTAATATTCTTCTAGATAATAATGGTCGTAGACAAATTGCTCGCTTTTATTTCAACAATCCAGAGAAAAAAAAGCTGGAAATATTTTCTCTAAATGACGATGGCAGTAAAGAGTCGGAAACATTTGCAATTAATAATCTTAATGAAATTCACGAATATGCGGATCAATATAAGAAAATCGTCATGTATTATGAGCAACCCAAGGTAGTTTAA
- a CDS encoding ABC transporter ATP-binding protein, whose protein sequence is MSSWRDLVNYFRKYRAIAIFSIAASSLFEIIDLIVPYGIGQILNVLSNQPLDRPLANLISVVQKVGNFPDSQWLSLGVLLGIIFIVTVVRSPIQPWIGVWYHWAIALEARRDHFSKVVGKILTLPLGYYDENNPGRIAGRIARGIENHTWTYPEIAGQLIPKLARILGIFVMILFIAPGIAIAFLLSFIVILGYSLKHLQVLVGKEELLAKHQENTESRTSEIITNIKTVKSFATEAQEYSRQQQRFEREFKYVNYRIHRGYVNLITWSRTVIQTCVFLVLLFTLISTVRGNITLGHFVTTLTVSSMAYAELEPISQLAEIFARRYASMRRFHDFMKLESGVDAASLVKEDVRNNPYKFQGELKFNHLSFGYDRDRLILQDINLHIKPYQTVALVGRSGSGKSTLVKLLFRYFEPAQGSILIDGEDIRTLDVAHYRRRLAIVHQDVDIFNGTVWDNLIYGNPQADREKVKQACRIARVDEFIDELPQGYSTVVGERGVRLSGGQKQRLGIARALIVNPDVLIFDEATSSLDYESERSIQLAMRSILGTRTTLIIAHRLSTIREADKIVVLDAGKIIEVGNHSELLNQGGIYHRLHSLQETGEVFN, encoded by the coding sequence ATGTCTTCTTGGCGCGATCTGGTTAACTATTTCCGTAAGTATAGAGCGATCGCAATTTTTAGTATCGCTGCTTCTAGCCTATTTGAAATTATTGATTTAATTGTTCCTTATGGTATTGGACAGATTCTTAATGTCTTGTCTAATCAGCCATTGGATCGACCTTTAGCCAATTTAATCAGCGTAGTTCAAAAAGTTGGCAACTTCCCTGACTCTCAATGGTTATCTTTGGGTGTATTGCTAGGAATAATTTTTATAGTTACCGTAGTGCGATCGCCAATCCAGCCTTGGATTGGGGTATGGTATCATTGGGCGATCGCCTTAGAAGCTAGACGGGATCACTTTAGTAAAGTGGTAGGCAAGATTCTAACTTTACCCTTGGGTTACTACGATGAAAATAATCCTGGACGCATTGCGGGTAGAATAGCCAGGGGCATTGAAAATCATACCTGGACATATCCTGAGATTGCAGGGCAGTTAATACCTAAGCTGGCGCGTATCCTGGGTATATTTGTAATGATTTTGTTTATTGCACCAGGAATTGCGATCGCTTTTTTGCTTTCTTTTATTGTAATTTTGGGATATAGCCTCAAACACCTGCAAGTCCTAGTTGGTAAAGAAGAATTATTAGCAAAGCATCAGGAAAATACCGAAAGCCGTACCTCAGAAATTATTACCAATATTAAAACCGTCAAATCTTTTGCCACCGAAGCTCAAGAATATTCTAGGCAACAACAGCGGTTTGAAAGAGAATTTAAATACGTCAACTATCGTATTCATCGCGGCTACGTAAATTTAATCACCTGGTCGCGGACTGTAATTCAAACCTGTGTCTTTTTAGTTTTGTTATTTACCTTAATTTCCACCGTTAGGGGTAATATTACTTTGGGTCATTTTGTGACTACTCTGACAGTTTCTAGCATGGCTTATGCCGAATTAGAACCAATCAGCCAACTAGCCGAAATCTTTGCCCGTCGGTATGCTTCTATGAGACGTTTTCACGACTTTATGAAGCTAGAGTCTGGAGTGGATGCAGCCAGTTTAGTAAAAGAAGATGTAAGAAACAATCCCTATAAATTTCAGGGTGAATTAAAATTTAATCATCTTAGCTTTGGATACGATCGCGATCGCCTAATTTTGCAAGATATTAACCTGCACATAAAACCCTATCAGACTGTTGCTTTAGTTGGTCGTTCTGGTTCGGGAAAGTCTACTTTAGTTAAGTTGCTATTTCGCTATTTTGAACCCGCTCAAGGGTCAATTTTAATCGATGGGGAGGATATTCGCACTTTAGATGTGGCACACTATCGTCGCCGACTGGCGATCGTCCATCAGGATGTAGATATATTTAATGGTACAGTCTGGGATAACCTGATCTACGGTAATCCTCAAGCAGACAGAGAAAAAGTCAAACAAGCCTGTCGCATCGCCAGAGTTGATGAATTTATTGATGAATTACCCCAAGGATATTCAACTGTAGTCGGCGAAAGAGGTGTAAGGCTTTCTGGCGGACAAAAACAACGTTTAGGCATTGCACGGGCATTGATTGTCAATCCCGATGTCCTAATTTTTGATGAGGCAACGTCTAGTTTAGATTATGAGTCAGAACGCTCGATTCAGCTAGCCATGAGGTCTATCCTAGGTACTCGCACTACTCTTATTATTGCTCACCGCCTTAGCACTATTCGCGAGGCTGACAAGATTGTAGTGTTAGACGCAGGGAAAATAATTGAAGTAGGAAATCACTCAGAGTTATTAAACCAAGGAGGTATTTATCACCGCCTCCATTCTTTACAGGAAACAGGAGAGGTTTTTAATTAA
- a CDS encoding tocopherol cyclase family protein — MIELCFRPHNEPLQTPHSGYHGHQINSQYFEGWYFRLTLPDVKQTFALMYSIEDPLGNQPNSGGAIQILGIDEAYLCRTFSNVEQFFADRNSLKIGHWGKTNLTIKPRLLTTTEFDRFIKEGYQATATLNQGSIYDPVRNEYCRWEYQIKPIYGWGNSQQLQQSTAGLLSYLPIFEPGWQITMAHGLATGWLEWQGKRYQFTNAPAYSEKNWGSSFPQKWFWLNCNSFNKQPDLALTAGGGIRQVLWWQEEVALVGIHHQGKFYEFAPWNSQVNWQIEPWGKWQMQATSSQFRVTLTGETDLLGTYVRTPTAKGLVFNCRDTTKGKLNLELRDNGKVIIEADSNLAGLEVGGAPWDKAWIF, encoded by the coding sequence ATGATCGAGTTGTGCTTTAGACCACATAATGAACCACTACAAACCCCACACAGTGGTTATCATGGTCATCAAATCAATTCTCAATACTTTGAAGGCTGGTATTTTCGTCTAACTCTGCCTGACGTTAAACAAACCTTTGCCTTGATGTATTCCATTGAAGATCCTCTGGGAAACCAGCCAAATAGTGGTGGCGCAATCCAAATATTAGGCATTGACGAAGCCTATCTATGTCGTACTTTTTCTAATGTAGAGCAATTTTTTGCAGATAGAAATAGCTTGAAGATTGGGCATTGGGGAAAAACAAATTTAACTATAAAACCACGGCTTCTAACTACTACAGAATTTGATCGCTTTATCAAGGAAGGATATCAGGCAACGGCTACTTTAAACCAGGGAAGCATTTACGATCCTGTAAGAAATGAATATTGTCGCTGGGAATATCAAATCAAACCTATTTATGGTTGGGGAAACTCGCAGCAACTCCAGCAATCAACCGCAGGCTTGTTATCTTACCTGCCTATATTTGAACCAGGATGGCAAATCACTATGGCTCATGGTTTGGCAACAGGTTGGCTAGAATGGCAGGGTAAGCGATATCAGTTTACTAATGCACCAGCCTACAGCGAAAAAAACTGGGGTAGCTCTTTTCCTCAAAAGTGGTTTTGGCTTAACTGTAATAGCTTTAATAAGCAGCCAGACTTGGCTTTAACTGCGGGAGGCGGTATTAGACAGGTGTTATGGTGGCAAGAAGAAGTCGCTCTGGTTGGCATCCACCATCAGGGAAAATTTTATGAATTTGCTCCCTGGAATTCTCAAGTTAATTGGCAAATAGAACCTTGGGGTAAATGGCAAATGCAGGCAACATCTTCTCAATTCAGAGTAACACTTACAGGAGAAACAGATTTACTTGGTACGTATGTGCGTACCCCCACGGCTAAAGGTTTGGTTTTTAACTGTCGCGATACAACTAAAGGGAAGTTAAATTTGGAATTGCGTGATAATGGCAAGGTAATTATTGAAGCAGATAGTAATTTAGCGGGTTTAGAAGTTGGTGGCGCACCTTGGGATAAAGCTTGGATATTTTGA
- the nadC gene encoding carboxylating nicotinate-nucleotide diphosphorylase produces the protein MTSLPSLIIVDRLLENWLLEDIGRGDFTTQELFAGEVKDNQAIWIAKEDGVVAGLPIAARVFKLLDGEAMFTLDVEEGDFCKFGTKIASIKGSREALLTGERVALNLAMRLSGIATTTRSYVEKINDLPARLVDTRKTTPGLRVLEKYATRVGGAVNHRMGLDDAVMIKDNHIKAAGGIEQAIALLRNNIPYPLNIEVETTNIEEVEQALEHGADIIMLDNMPTELMTQAVKTIRETNPRIRIEASGNITLKTIHAVAETGVDYISSSAPITRSHWLDISMRML, from the coding sequence ATGACTAGTTTACCTTCCTTAATAATTGTTGATCGCCTGCTAGAAAACTGGTTGTTAGAAGACATCGGTAGAGGAGACTTCACCACTCAGGAATTATTTGCAGGAGAAGTCAAAGATAATCAAGCAATATGGATAGCAAAAGAAGATGGGGTAGTTGCAGGATTACCGATCGCGGCTAGAGTTTTCAAACTATTAGATGGAGAGGCAATGTTTACTCTTGATGTAGAAGAAGGAGATTTTTGTAAGTTTGGAACAAAAATCGCCAGCATTAAAGGAAGTAGAGAGGCTTTATTAACTGGAGAGAGAGTAGCATTAAATTTGGCGATGCGTTTAAGTGGGATTGCCACAACAACTCGTAGCTATGTAGAAAAGATTAATGATTTGCCAGCTAGATTAGTTGATACTAGGAAAACTACCCCAGGTTTGAGAGTGTTGGAGAAATATGCCACGCGGGTAGGTGGTGCAGTTAATCATCGAATGGGATTAGATGATGCAGTGATGATTAAGGACAATCACATAAAGGCAGCAGGGGGAATTGAACAGGCGATCGCACTTCTTAGAAACAATATTCCTTATCCTTTAAACATAGAAGTGGAGACAACAAATATAGAAGAAGTAGAACAAGCATTAGAACATGGTGCGGATATTATCATGCTAGATAATATGCCAACTGAGTTGATGACTCAAGCAGTAAAGACAATTCGCGAGACAAATCCTAGAATCAGAATAGAAGCGTCAGGCAATATCACTTTAAAAACTATTCATGCTGTAGCGGAAACTGGAGTTGATTATATTTCTAGTAGCGCACCCATAACGCGATCGCACTGGCTAGATATAAGCATGAGGATGCTTTGA
- a CDS encoding alpha/beta hydrolase — MSDSSIKSSISQDNSQPTLTEKLENALKNIYCISGLGADQRVFQKLKFQGYQPIHIYWLEPKKGESIADYAKRLTTQIKSDNPILIGLSFGGIIAVEIAKQIDAEKVILISSTKNRQEVPFYFKIFRWLPIHRLLPAKLILWISRFLASWFFSLRTIDERKLFNAILFDTNANFMKWAIDQVVTWKNELIPNNIYHIHGEGDRIFPYRFIHEDFSVKKGGHFMIMSQADYISSLIHKIVDLRSDETGDGKQ, encoded by the coding sequence ATGTCAGACTCAAGCATTAAATCTTCTATTTCCCAAGATAATTCTCAACCAACACTTACGGAAAAACTAGAAAATGCTCTTAAAAATATCTACTGTATTAGTGGTTTAGGTGCAGATCAAAGGGTTTTTCAAAAGCTAAAGTTTCAAGGTTATCAGCCTATTCATATTTATTGGTTAGAGCCCAAAAAAGGAGAAAGTATTGCTGATTATGCTAAACGTTTGACCACTCAAATTAAATCAGATAATCCAATTTTAATCGGCTTATCTTTTGGGGGCATAATTGCCGTAGAAATAGCCAAACAGATTGATGCAGAAAAGGTTATTTTGATTTCTAGTACGAAAAATAGACAGGAAGTACCTTTTTATTTTAAGATATTTCGTTGGCTACCAATTCATCGCCTATTACCTGCCAAGCTTATACTTTGGATTAGTCGATTTTTAGCAAGCTGGTTTTTTAGCCTCAGAACTATTGATGAACGAAAGTTGTTTAACGCAATTTTGTTTGACACTAATGCTAATTTTATGAAATGGGCAATAGATCAAGTTGTTACCTGGAAAAATGAGCTAATTCCTAATAATATTTATCATATTCATGGTGAAGGCGATCGCATTTTTCCCTATAGATTTATCCACGAAGATTTTAGCGTCAAAAAAGGTGGTCATTTTATGATTATGAGTCAGGCTGATTATATTTCTAGCCTGATTCATAAAATTGTTGACTTACGCTCAGATGAAACAGGCGATGGGAAACAGTAA